The following are encoded in a window of Syngnathus scovelli strain Florida chromosome 4, RoL_Ssco_1.2, whole genome shotgun sequence genomic DNA:
- the LOC125967700 gene encoding ubiquitin-like protein 7 yields the protein MASSDWHLSLKLLDQPKSTFHFPEMMPGDVAPGGYRVATLKQLVAAQLPDSVPDPDLIELVHCGRKLKDDFTLDACGILPGSTLHVLKKTWPEPESIAEPVNRATAAREFRMLHAALHSLHSTYRDSVYKMLTNKESLDQIIVATPGLRSDPVALGVLQDKDLFVQFTDPNMLDTLISSHPALVNAIILVLHSVAGSAPMQSTGAAATSSSRNTSASSYSDMPGGFMFEGMSDDDEDFQPGSPAGPSSRAGISAGIRPLSLNHSGATGPRPITQSELATALALASTPESSAVTPTTANQAESSSSSGGPPMPAGTPVSNDLFSQALQQALQATNMSALQGRWQSQMQQLRDMGIQDEELMLRALQATDGDIQAALELIFAGGPGL from the exons atggcatcctcagactgGCACTTGTCCTTGAAGCTGTTGGATCAGCCCAAATCCACCTTCCACTTCCCCGAGATGATGCCAGGGGACGTCGCTCCTGGAGGCTACAGAGTTGCCACCCTAAAGCAGCTTGTGGCCGCGCAACTCCCCGACTCTGTCCCCGACCCTGATCTCATAG AGCTGGTCCATTGTGGGCGTAAACTGAAGGATGACTTCACGCTGGATGCCTGCGGGATTCTACCGGGATCCACCTTGCATGTCCTGAAAAAGACTTGGCCAGAGCCTGAAAGCATTGCAG agCCTGTGAACAGAGCGACTGCGGCCAGGGAGTTCCGAATGCTCCACGCCGCCCTCCACTCGCTACACTCCACCTACAGAGACTCT GTGTACAAAATGTTGACCAACAAAGAGTCTCTGGATCAAATCATCGTGGCCACACCGGGACTCAGGTCCGACCCTGTGGCTCTAG GCGTGCTACAAGACAAAGACCTCTTTGTGCAGTTCACAGACCCCAACATGTTAGATAC ACTGATCAGCTCACACCCGGCCTTGGTCAACGCCATCATTCTGGTGCTGCACTCTGTGGCAGGAAGTGCACCCATGCAGTCCACCGGCGCCGCTGCCACATCTTCTAGTCGCAACACTTCAGCTAGCTCCTACAGTGATATGCCCG GAGGGTTCATGTTTGAGGGCATgtctgatgatgatgaagacttCCAGCCT GGCAGCCCTGCAGGCCCTTCAAGCAGAGCGGGGATCTCGGCGGGCATTCGGCCGCTCTCGCTCAACCACAGCGGCGCCACGGGTCCACGACCCATTACGCAGAGCGAGCTAGCAACGGCGCTAGCTCTCGCGAGCACGCCCGAAAGCAGCGCAGTGACTCCGACCACAGCCAATCAG GCCGAGTCGTCGTCGTCGAGCGGTGGCCCCCCTATGCCGGCAGGGACCCCCGTCAGTAACGACCTGTTCAGTCAGGCACTGCAACAAGCCCTCCAAGCAACCAACATGTCTGCCCTGCAG GGCCGATGGCAGTCGCAAATGCAACAGCTCAGGGACATGGGCATCCAGGATGAGGAACTAATGCTCAGAGCACTGCAGGCCACTGATGGAGACATCCAGGCCGCCCTGGAACTCATCTTTGCTGGAGGACCGGGACTCTGA